The Solanum lycopersicum chromosome 8, SLM_r2.1 DNA segment ACTTGCAAATCGTTGGCGTATAAAGTGGTATCAAGCACCATCCCTCAAAACGAGAAAATTTGCTTAACTTTGCCAACTAGTAGATCATAACcttatcaatttcttttctttttttaaagaaagtcCAGTCTAGATCATATCCAATGATAGCCAGTCGGACAATATTTCTCTTAAAACATCAATTGGGGAAGGAGGTGCATTCTGCAATATATACGTATACTGCATGCATCTTCTATGACTAAGAAATTAGTAGTTTTTATACCTAAATATAGCATTTGCTTGTACAGATTTACTAAGTTATCAGCATCTTCAAGTTTGATaccaaaatattattacttgtCCCATTCTAAGCAAAATGAAGTGTTGTCTCCAACTTTAGTTCCacagattaattaattattgttgcAAGGCCAAAGATGTGAAAAATGGGACCAGCTATCAGAGAAGAAATTGAAAAGTGAAAGCAAGACATGGTTTCAAAATGCTACATCTTTTCCAAAGGACAAAGGTTGGAATGTCGAAAATCAGATGTAACTAGCACGTATCACATACCTAAAAAAGATGGCTCACAAGAGAAAATTAATCTAGTTTGTTGATCCAGGAATATAGCATGAGAAACCCCCTAAGAATATTCTCAAAGCTACTGCCTAGGACTATAGGATCTTACACTAAGTCAAtgcttttattcttttttctttttttttgataatggtGTCCAGGCTAGCTTGTGCCCATCCTCCACTATTCCACCAGGTACCTGCTAGATTCCATTAGCACAGACCGGCAACTATGCTCACCAAAGCTGTAGGATATGGCAAGAAATCACTTAGTGTTTTTTGTATCTGTGAGATTTTCAACGTGAGACCTCaaagttaacatttttttaatcatatgatATAAAAGATATCATAAAACACAGAGAGTGACCGACATCTAGACTCTCTGAGAGATTGCATTTTATTTCTGTGAAAGAACATCTTAACAGTAAAACCAGATGCTATAAGCACCATTTTACATGTGCAAGATGCAGTTCAAATTTAGACATTAGCCACAGACCTTACCAACCCCATCTACCAAAAGCAATAGAAAATAGCACAGTGACAATGGGGGGAAGGACCTATGTGgaaattgagaaagaaaagaacagaagaaGACAACTTTTTAATCCTTCTATGGAAAAAGCTATTGTTTCACTTAAAAAGAGATCTCATGCAATTCCATTCACTGCATACAGATTCATTTAgagatcaaaaaagcaaacagtgaacaaaaaagggATAAAGTGATAGTTATTACTGTTAACCATGATTTGGTCAAATTATCATACTAGAAGATAATCTTAATCACCAAAAAAGTAGCTTTTTAGTACTACTACCATAGTGTGAAAAATCCAAAAGCAAAAGAGCACGCGTGCATACCCACTGTGAGTTTCAATAGCCTCAATCTGTCTGAATGCAATCCACAACCAGAATGTAATCATATGACCCGGCGCAATAGCGGGCCCAAGAAACGAGGGGATCCCAAGGATCAAGATTTCTAACCAGTGTGCATATGGCGCAGCAAAACCTATTGGAGCTGTATATTCATGATGAACCTTGTGAATCTTTTCATAACCCCATTTACAATGCAAGAACCTATGGATCCAATAGTTAGTATAGTCCTCCACTATAAAGTATGTTCCCAACTGCAACAGAATTACCCATAACGACGGCAAGGGCAAACCTGTTCTAATCCCAATCATCTACATtgcaaaaaattcacaaaattgATCACAATGGGTATCTCAATTTCACATCATTGATCTAAAATTAACACAAAGATTACAACTTCCATACTGAAAAGTgaaaaactcaaataaaaacaaacaacaaatCAATCCAAACTAGTTGAATTTGAATCTTCAATATCCATTGAGCTCTATTTGAGCCTATTTGATTCCAATAGTCAATAGGGGTTCCCTGTGTTAGTCTACTTTTTCTTATTTGGTTTCCCACATGATGTCCAGTGCCTACATTGGAGCTACTAAATCCGGATCACGCACTGCATGACATGTTAGTCTACTTACAACTCAATCAAACACACTGGACAATGCACAACCAATTTCAAAAGTAGAATAAACAAGATCAAAATGGATATCTTAAATTTGAAACCGTCGATCCAAAGATCaacaaaataaaccaaaaaaaaaaaaccttttcaGATTCAACAAACCTAATCAAACACATTGCAAAAAAacacctttttttgttttaaaaaaaagcattaaaagtaAGAGAAAAGTAAGTACCTTTACAGAGGGGTAAGAAACAAGTTGAAGAGGACCAACAACAAGGATGAACATGCGCATAACAACTTTATAACACCTAAACACATCAGATAAAGAAAGATTGACCTTTGGTTGAATTTTATATGTCTGGATTGATTTTCTGAAGAAAATTTCaaggaaaatataataaagaggGACACAAGAGAAGATTAGGAATAGAAAAAGGATATTGTGACAGTATAGATAGTAATCAGATTTATTAGCAGAGTAGTTAAACCAGATGGTTTCTGCAGTAGTAAGAGATCTTCCAATGGCGGATTCTGCCTCTTGGAGAGTTTTAAAGGGCAACATTGAAAAGGGTATCTAGTAAAATGGGTTGAAAATGGAATTGTTGCTGAATCTTGGAAATTGGTGAAGGTTTTGAGGGGGATTTTGGTTATGGAGGAACAGgggaggaagaagaaaaaaaaaggggagATTTTTAATAGAATTGAAGAGAACAAGTGTATAAGCTAAATAGTACAAGACAAGTCCTCCATATTTTTTGTTGGTAtcttatattcttttattttatgagcTTATGGAAATCATATCTGGCGGGGGCAAATAGGACAAATTGGAATATAAAGGATTGCAAAAAATATAGGGTGTAGTAAGCACTCCAGGGTGTGACTTAGTGTTCAAGAAAATGAGTTGAAAATTATGACGGTTTTAATGAACAAaattatcttatatttattgttattgaaaGGTGATATGTATtcgtaaaattaaattagatatctTAGATTgtcaaaaatgaaatatgtatttGAAGGTATAGCTTAGTGTTTAATAAAGTATATtgaaaattatgataattttaatagACTGTGTTATTGTATATCTGATAttgaaaaatgataagtttCATGATTATCgaaataaatgtatatattaacATCTTAGTCAGACACTTCATATTTGCTCCATCGATGTTTTTTACAACAAAATCTTATTTGATCTAACCTTATACATCCTATAAACAACACTTTTAACCTCGATAACTTTTATACATATACGATAGTCATAATTACTATACCTCTTTGAATTTTCCAAATTTcccaatataatatttttgccATGATCTCTTGTTCAAGAGTTTATAGAAGTCTGTTACACATTTTCTTCTAATAAGTAATTCTTTCATCAAtacttaattattcttatccttATCCTTATCCTAGATACACTTCATTTTGTCAAGATAATACACATGATTAAGAATTTGATGAACAACGAGTTTGCCTTTTTAAtttacacaaataaaatattcaatattatgtttaaattttaGCCTTGTTTTAAAAAAGCTTAATAGTAATAGAGCTCCATTCAATTTTAGTTTCCCTcgataaatgaaataataaaatattttttgggggtgtgtttggtacgaaaaTTTATTTCATTGACTTCGTGGAATAGTCAatgatgattttttaatatatgtttgtttggtaCAATTATATATCCTTATAGCTTATAAAAGCGAAATATATTAAAACAATCACAaccaaatacattttaaaacttCATTTTCAGTTCTAACTtcacatatatttaaaatatttaaaaaattgtattaaaattattaaattttaccGAACACATTCCGTAATAATAATGCTAACAAACTAAGATATCTGCAGAGGAGAGCCAGAGAATAACATACTTGGAAGCCATGCAATGTTGGGCTTCATGTTTGGGCTGTTGGCCTACTTCCCATATTAGTCCAAAGAAGAGCATGTGATAATGCcacttatttttaactttttttctctttaatgcCAGTtgtttgatattaaaaaaattgtgtcaTGCAACGCatcattcttctttatttttatttttctaaattcgattaaacttaaaaattaaaagttaattttaaaattcaaattcaaaatttttaattaaaaataaaataattacataattacatcGCAATTCATACGGATGAAAGACATTTTTTTCGTTGATTCCTATggtaacaacaaaaaaataaagttaataaaaactATCGAATGGAAAAAAAGAagcaattataatatattaataagtttttgtcttttgttcattatatcattttataaaattaaaatcaaatcaaagacATTGGTCATGACTCATGAGAGAATCTTTAGGgacaaaaataaatgagttaGGTGTGCAGTAGCAGGGAAACCTTTTTTCGAatgaattattcaaaatatttttaaaagttattcggaatttaattttattaagaaattatgaaaatgactTTCGTAataagaataatgaaaataaatttcgtaaataatattttatgtttattgtaTCATCTCTAACTGACACTCCAATTCGACATCCACACCCCAATTCTGATCATTTCAACCTTCGAAAATATTTATCTagattgtatataaataattatatatttttttgtatttatcgGCACAGAGAAAATGAGAGAGTAAGAAAGaccataaaaaaaatgttttctttagaAAATATCTTTATGCATACCAAATACAACTTTTAACCGATCAATAAAAAGTGTAatggaataaataaatttccttcACTTCTAATCAGATATTTCACGTTCAAGctctaaaattgaaaaataaaagagtttttGATGGAAcactttcttttttcataaatcctacgaaatataataatactaaatttaatcagataaataaattttagaaatcttTTGCTGCGAATGATCAAGGCTCAACTGTATAGGATGGTCAACTGTGCACAGCATGGAAAAACTTCAAGGCTCAACTGTATATATAGTATGGTGTTAGCTGGAAGCATATACTAATGTATGGCACAGTTTTTCCAAGTTATTTCTCAATTATAATAGACAGTTCGAtacatcaaatattttatatttctcatAGTATTGGAGAAAGGTTGTATTTTAAGGGATAGTCTAATTTGATAAGgtatataaaagtaatattgAATACGATATActtataatgttattattagttataataagattattttttgtGCACGGTTTGATTTGGAAAGGATTTGAAAAAAGTTTAAAGCGATAATTGTGTATTTAACCAtgataaatatgcatatattgAAACTTGAAAACTCCTTGCATTGCTAATATAATGATTTGACATGCTTTAGTTATgcataacataatacaaatagACTGTATAATGCATTCTACCAGGCAATTCTCGAGGAAGTGTAATTTAGACAATTTATCTaacaaaaagataattttatcgCTGCTTCAAACTAACACATTGATTTTGTAGCTCAaatgtttaatttataaatcacataaaaataactttatcgTTGCTCCAAACTAAGCTAACTCACCATCTTGATAATTGGCATTATATTATATCCGCCCTTGATGCTTACCTAATACCACTTGATGCTTACCTAATaccaaatcatcataatacgtTTTTCGTAAAtggtaaaatgattttattttccttcCCAAATATTCCATTTTCTCATTTTCCTAATCATGTTTTTGATATAAGACATTAATCTTTCCTatacatatttatcaattgaCACTAATTTATATTctccgtttcaatttatataatatcgtttaatttgacataaattcttttttcttttttcaaaaaaaaaaagacatttggaactcatgatttaaaataaactatctGCATAATCATTTggataattgatttttttttcatttgaatagGACACTAAATCCCTATTAATTTCTACGTAATCATGTATCTTAGCTCCACTAAACTCATGCTCAAACTGTCCCCAGTTATGATAAGTATACAGTTAGATTTCCTAATAGGGTtagtttgaaaaattataatttactcCTAATTAATATGCTAGCTCCATAGGTCTTCGATGACCATAATCTTGTAGTAACATAGGAGATTAGTACAATACCtctctttattaattaaaaattgtaaccaaatctttcatcaaaATGCACTTGATTCCTTGAATGATCatactttaattaaaattaattaagaatgtACGGGAAGTTGAAAAGGATAAACAAATCTATTAGTAGATGATTAATTTCTCCATTTTAAATCAAAGGTCTTATGTTTAAGCTATTAAAGAAcgtttttttccttaaaataagTGTTATATGACACAAATTTATTCCAGTACGAATAGCGAATGGCGAACACTAAAGTAAAACAAAGGGGTGTAAAACATCAATGAAAGGAGGTAGCTTTCATTGACTGCACCGTGAAACATAATAATGAGATTTTGAATATGGTGGAGatgaaaaagataag contains these protein-coding regions:
- the SMO1 gene encoding sterol methyl oxidase 1, whose product is MLPFKTLQEAESAIGRSLTTAETIWFNYSANKSDYYLYCHNILFLFLIFSCVPLYYIFLEIFFRKSIQTYKIQPKVNLSLSDVFRCYKVVMRMFILVVGPLQLVSYPSVKMIGIRTGLPLPSLWVILLQLGTYFIVEDYTNYWIHRFLHCKWGYEKIHKVHHEYTAPIGFAAPYAHWLEILILGIPSFLGPAIAPGHMITFWLWIAFRQIEAIETHSGYDLPWSLTKYVPFYGGADYHDYHHYVGGQSQSNFASVFTYCDYIYGTDKGYRYQKKVLQQLKGASNANGGSATFAKDD